In Bacillus sp. DX3.1, one genomic interval encodes:
- a CDS encoding IS6 family transposase, with protein sequence MRYFKGKQFKKDIILVAVGYYCRFSLSYRDVSEILKERGISVHPTTIMRWVHEYGNLMYQILKKKYKTVQLSWRLDETYIKVKGKWYYLYRAIDKEGQTLDIQLRKKRDTQAAYSFMKRLVRTYGEPTVLTTDKAPSLICAFKKLKRIDFYKNTFRRTTKYLNNLIEQDHRHVKRRFAHSLGFQGLRHATRTIKGIETLHAIYKQRRSLQSDSVFSAYNELQNLLVSDSF encoded by the coding sequence ATGAGATATTTTAAAGGAAAACAGTTTAAGAAAGATATCATTTTAGTAGCCGTTGGCTACTATTGTCGTTTTTCTCTAAGCTATCGTGATGTGTCTGAAATTCTGAAGGAACGTGGTATTTCAGTTCATCCCACAACGATTATGCGCTGGGTACATGAATATGGCAATCTGATGTATCAGATTTTGAAAAAGAAATACAAAACGGTACAGTTATCTTGGCGTTTGGATGAAACCTATATTAAAGTCAAAGGAAAATGGTATTATTTATATCGTGCCATTGACAAAGAGGGGCAAACGCTTGATATTCAACTGCGTAAAAAGAGAGATACACAAGCGGCATATTCTTTTATGAAAAGATTGGTTCGAACTTATGGAGAACCAACGGTTCTGACTACAGATAAGGCACCTTCTTTAATTTGCGCATTTAAAAAATTAAAGAGGATAGACTTTTACAAAAATACCTTTCGTCGTACAACAAAATATCTCAATAATCTCATTGAGCAAGATCATCGACACGTGAAGCGCCGTTTCGCTCATTCCTTAGGATTTCAAGGTCTTCGTCATGCCACACGTACGATAAAAGGAATCGAAACGCTTCATGCCATATACAAACAAAGACGAAGTCTTCAATCAGACTCCGTCTTTTCGGCGTATAACGAATTACAGAATTTATTAGTGAGTGACTCTTTTTGA